A stretch of Labrus mixtus chromosome 7, fLabMix1.1, whole genome shotgun sequence DNA encodes these proteins:
- the si:dkey-7k24.5 gene encoding somatomedin-B and thrombospondin type-1 domain-containing protein, with protein sequence MTVCRSSGSVTSLFLAVVLSLVAPGQSGCRDAGLCCTGRDPSCVSRGWRSDRSYGTCYCDQTCVFTMDCCHDYETACPAVSCVVSEWTQWSGCAEPCKATVRRRSRTIVQEPHNAGKPCPHLEEHAGCAEYWTHEGHCHNSLVPALITSGGYGNARKKRDIPDSSAIIGYCVQFQLTSLTKGCQQSADPHTQWMQNLREGHRVCVECQPPALAAGQTHCAGDGVEEEESRRWSLQWQAVGNPRCRGAWRRVGRLEACSCPTAHSFLFI encoded by the exons tcgCAGTGGTTCTATCCCTGGTGGCTCCGGGTCAGTCAGGATGTCGGGATGCGGGTCTGTGCTGCACCGGCCGGGACCCGTCCTGTGTCAGCAGAGGATGGAGGTCTGACCGCTCCTACGGTACCTGCTACTGCGACCAGACCTGCGTGTTCACCATGGACTGCTGCCACGACTATGAGACAGCCTGCCCAG ctgTGTCCTGTGTGGTGAGTGAATGGACGCAGTGGTCCGGCTGTGCTGAGCCGTGCAAGGCCACAGTccgcaggaggagcaggaccaTCGTGCAGGAACCGCACAATGCAGGCAAACCCTGTCCCCACCTGGAGGAACATGCCGGCTGTGCAGAGTACTGGACTCACGAAGGACACTGTCATAACTCCCTAG TCCCAGCTCTCATTACCAGCGGTGGCTATGGCAACGCCAGGAAGAAAAGAGACATCCCTGACAGCAGTGCCATCATAGG GTACTGTGTCCAGTTTCAGTTGACCTCTCTGACAAAAGGATGCCAGCAGAGTGCAGACCCGCACACACAGTGGATGCAGAACCTCAGGGAGGGGCACCGCGTGTGTGTTGAGTGCCAGCCGCCCGCTCTCGCCGCTGGACAGACGCACTGTGCCGGAGACGgagtggaagaggaagagagcag GAGATGGTCTCTCCAGTGGCAGGCGGTGGGAAACCCTCGATGCAGGGGAGCGTGGAGGCGTGTGGGGAGGCTGGAGGCGTGCTCCTGTCCAACAGCCCACAGCTTCCTTTTCATCTAA